One segment of Anopheles stephensi strain Indian chromosome 3, UCI_ANSTEP_V1.0, whole genome shotgun sequence DNA contains the following:
- the LOC118511596 gene encoding coiled-coil domain-containing protein 43 isoform X1: MAAVAEFNSWLSSKLRASKADVSVFGSYITGILEGDENNEEKVEALEGILSAIIETDLEHFIKEILDKWKNCHSQDAEASKPKLDVEVQLAKLLEGQKLATKVEREYTEEERRIKEQILSQYSQVVLSESEPDEEDEEGGGATSSDPKLVKNTNFADVQALAREKREQAKLESQLKKEKDKQDREKQRQLREEKKEKRKTVKGERRR; encoded by the exons ATGGCTGCGGTGGCCGAGTTCAACAGTTGGCTCAGCTCCAAGCTGCGTGCTTCGAAGGCGGACGTGAGCGTATTCGGATCCTACATTACCGGTATCCTGGAGGGCGATGAAAACAACGAGGAAAAAGTGGAAGCTTTGGAGGGCATCCTGAGCGCAATTATT GAAACGGATCTGGAACACTTCATCAAAGAGATACTCGACAAGTGGAAAAATTGCCACAGCCAGGACGCGGAAGCTTCTAAGCCAAAGCTGGACGTCGAGGTTCAGCTAGCGAAACTGCTGGAAGGACAAAAGCTAGCTACAAAAGTGGAACGCGAATACACCGAGGAGGAACGACGAATCAAGGAACAGATTCTGTCGCAATACAGCCAGGTAGTA CTCTCTGAAAGTGAACCAGACGAAGAGGACGAAGAAGGCGGTGGGGCAACCAGTTCCGACCCCAAGTTAGTGAAAAATACTAACTTTGCCGATGTGCAAGCGCTCGCGCGGGAGAAACGCGAGCAGGCCAAACTAGAAAGCCAactgaaaaaggaaaaggataaaCAGGATCGGGAAAAGCAGCGACAGCTGCgcgaggaaaagaaagaaaaacggaagaCCGTCAAAGGCGAACGGCGGCGGTAG
- the LOC118511596 gene encoding coiled-coil domain-containing protein 43 isoform X2: MAAVAEFNSWLSSKLRASKADVSVFGSYITGILEGDENNEEKVEALEGILSAIIETDLEHFIKEILDKWKNCHSQDAEASKPKLDVEVQLAKLLEGQKLATKVEREYTEEERRIKEQILSQYSQLSESEPDEEDEEGGGATSSDPKLVKNTNFADVQALAREKREQAKLESQLKKEKDKQDREKQRQLREEKKEKRKTVKGERRR; the protein is encoded by the exons ATGGCTGCGGTGGCCGAGTTCAACAGTTGGCTCAGCTCCAAGCTGCGTGCTTCGAAGGCGGACGTGAGCGTATTCGGATCCTACATTACCGGTATCCTGGAGGGCGATGAAAACAACGAGGAAAAAGTGGAAGCTTTGGAGGGCATCCTGAGCGCAATTATT GAAACGGATCTGGAACACTTCATCAAAGAGATACTCGACAAGTGGAAAAATTGCCACAGCCAGGACGCGGAAGCTTCTAAGCCAAAGCTGGACGTCGAGGTTCAGCTAGCGAAACTGCTGGAAGGACAAAAGCTAGCTACAAAAGTGGAACGCGAATACACCGAGGAGGAACGACGAATCAAGGAACAGATTCTGTCGCAATACAGCCAG CTCTCTGAAAGTGAACCAGACGAAGAGGACGAAGAAGGCGGTGGGGCAACCAGTTCCGACCCCAAGTTAGTGAAAAATACTAACTTTGCCGATGTGCAAGCGCTCGCGCGGGAGAAACGCGAGCAGGCCAAACTAGAAAGCCAactgaaaaaggaaaaggataaaCAGGATCGGGAAAAGCAGCGACAGCTGCgcgaggaaaagaaagaaaaacggaagaCCGTCAAAGGCGAACGGCGGCGGTAG